The Phormidium ambiguum IAM M-71 genome contains a region encoding:
- a CDS encoding DUF2997 domain-containing protein, whose translation METLEFIIYPDGRVKEKVTGIIGNSCAEVTAAIEAQLGQVLTQEETSEFFAQVLEQSNTATTQATFSEW comes from the coding sequence ATGGAAACACTAGAGTTTATTATTTATCCCGATGGGCGAGTAAAAGAAAAAGTTACTGGCATCATAGGGAATTCCTGTGCTGAGGTTACGGCTGCAATTGAGGCTCAACTTGGACAAGTACTTACTCAGGAGGAAACTTCTGAGTTTTTTGCTCAAGTATTAGAGCAATCAAACACAGCCACAACCCAAGCAACTTTTAGTGAATGGTAA
- a CDS encoding ferredoxin: MSDFSPESGDDGGVVRSGLEPELGGFLRNDPERSGFEPELGGSFRQKGVYVDEVTCIGCKHCAHVARNTFYIEPDHGRSRVVRQDGDSEELIQEAIDTCPVDCIHWVDYTELKNLEAERQYQVIPLAGFPVDPAMVKARSRQQKRRSKKH; the protein is encoded by the coding sequence ATGTCCGACTTTTCTCCCGAATCAGGAGATGATGGCGGCGTAGTTCGATCGGGCCTAGAACCAGAGTTAGGTGGTTTTTTGAGGAATGACCCGGAACGCTCTGGTTTTGAGCCAGAACTGGGTGGTTCATTCCGACAAAAAGGTGTTTATGTAGATGAAGTTACTTGCATTGGTTGTAAACATTGCGCCCATGTTGCACGTAATACCTTCTATATAGAACCCGATCATGGTCGATCGCGTGTAGTTCGGCAGGATGGCGACTCGGAAGAGTTAATCCAAGAAGCAATTGATACTTGTCCTGTCGATTGTATTCACTGGGTTGATTATACAGAGTTGAAAAACCTGGAAGCAGAACGCCAGTATCAGGTAATTCCTCTGGCAGGTTTTCCAGTAGATCCGGCAATGGTTAAAGCCAGAAGCCGTCAACAAAAGCGCAGGTCAAAAAAGCACTAA
- a CDS encoding asparagine synthase-related protein, whose protein sequence is MSGIVGIIHRNGTGIDRELLQRMTEFISYRGPDEQQIWQDGNVGFGHTMLRTTRESFAEKQPFSLDGKVWITADARIDGRGELIEKLKIKDNISLLTDPELILRAYDSWGEDCVQYLLGDFAFGIWDSRRQKLFCARDHFGVKPFYYAEVQNSLIFSNTLNCLRIYPGVSDELNDLAIADFLLFGYNQEFDTTTFTDIQRLPPAHYLIWTKEKVQINRYWTLPTNGYIRYKRANEYVEHFQELMETAVSDRLRTNQIGIYMSGGLDSSTIAATTCQLLRKRKEPFDLKAFTVVYDRLIPDQERYYSELVAQAFNIPIQYLSADNYQLFDAVEQPELQRPEPTNLSLLAISVEQIQRVARHSRIVLDGNGGDPVFYSWGAYFHVLHLLKKLEFSQLFTDITQYFQNHQRLPPPGLRSRVKQWLRIPPPIPPFPECINPELSAKLDLSARWQHFHQEKPLRHPIRPEAYQQLTSSMWPFLFESCDPGVTGFTVEVRYPFFDLRLVNYLLAIPPVPWCIHKELLRVAGKGILPDLVRLRPKSPLAGNPVSILLQQANLSQVNGLATTPTLTKYVKQDALPLVTQIESERGEVWLNLYLVSLNYWLQRLKLINFKTT, encoded by the coding sequence ATGAGCGGTATTGTGGGAATTATTCACCGCAATGGAACAGGAATTGACCGAGAATTATTGCAGCGAATGACCGAATTTATCAGCTATCGAGGGCCTGATGAACAACAAATTTGGCAAGATGGCAATGTAGGTTTTGGTCATACAATGCTGCGAACTACTAGAGAGTCTTTCGCAGAAAAACAACCTTTCAGTTTAGATGGAAAAGTTTGGATTACTGCGGATGCGAGAATTGATGGTCGAGGCGAATTAATTGAAAAGTTAAAAATCAAAGATAATATTAGTCTTTTAACCGATCCAGAATTGATTCTGCGTGCTTACGATTCTTGGGGGGAAGATTGCGTTCAGTATTTGTTGGGTGATTTTGCCTTTGGGATTTGGGATAGCAGAAGACAAAAATTGTTTTGTGCCAGAGATCATTTTGGGGTAAAACCGTTTTATTATGCAGAAGTTCAAAATAGTTTAATTTTTAGTAATACGCTGAATTGTTTGAGGATTTATCCGGGAGTGTCGGATGAGTTGAATGATTTAGCGATCGCAGATTTTTTACTGTTCGGTTATAACCAAGAATTTGATACAACTACTTTTACAGATATCCAACGTTTACCACCAGCACATTATCTAATCTGGACAAAGGAAAAGGTACAAATTAACCGCTACTGGACATTACCAACGAATGGTTATATTCGTTATAAACGGGCAAATGAATACGTCGAACACTTCCAAGAATTGATGGAAACAGCGGTAAGTGACAGACTTCGCACCAATCAAATTGGGATATACATGAGTGGCGGACTCGACTCTTCAACTATAGCCGCTACAACTTGCCAATTACTCCGCAAAAGAAAAGAGCCTTTTGATTTAAAAGCATTTACCGTTGTTTACGATCGATTAATTCCTGACCAAGAACGTTATTATTCAGAATTAGTCGCACAAGCTTTCAATATTCCCATTCAATACTTATCAGCGGATAACTATCAGCTATTTGATGCAGTAGAACAACCAGAATTACAGCGTCCAGAACCGACAAATCTTTCACTTTTAGCTATCTCAGTAGAACAAATTCAGCGAGTAGCAAGGCATAGCAGAATTGTTTTAGATGGTAACGGGGGAGATCCAGTTTTTTACTCTTGGGGGGCATACTTTCATGTTCTTCATCTGTTAAAAAAGCTAGAGTTTAGTCAATTATTCACAGATATAACGCAGTATTTCCAAAACCATCAGCGGCTACCCCCACCAGGTTTACGTTCCAGAGTAAAGCAGTGGTTACGTATTCCTCCCCCAATTCCACCTTTTCCTGAGTGCATAAATCCAGAACTGTCCGCTAAATTGGATTTGTCTGCCAGATGGCAACATTTTCACCAGGAAAAACCATTAAGACATCCGATTCGTCCTGAAGCCTATCAGCAGCTTACTTCATCGATGTGGCCTTTTCTTTTTGAAAGTTGCGATCCGGGAGTGACTGGTTTTACTGTGGAAGTGAGATATCCTTTCTTTGATTTACGTCTGGTAAATTACTTATTAGCTATTCCGCCAGTACCTTGGTGTATACATAAAGAATTACTGCGAGTAGCGGGGAAAGGAATTTTACCTGATTTAGTGCGTCTGCGTCCTAAATCACCACTAGCTGGCAATCCTGTGAGTATACTATTGCAGCAAGCTAATTTGTCGCAAGTAAATGGGTTGGCAACTACACCTACATTAACTAAATATGTAAAGCAAGATGCTCTACCGCTGGTTACTCAAATAGAATCAGAAAGAGGTGAAGTTTGGCTTAATTTATATTTAGTGAGTCTTAACTATTGGTTGCAACGCTTGAAACTGATAAATTTTAAAACGACTTAA
- a CDS encoding lasso peptide biosynthesis B2 protein, producing MSAINSWRKLKELSWSEVILLIQGFLFLPLVSLGIKCFGFRRFYGAIANFTPRKDRVQEKDDIQQAKAIAKIVEIASRYGLYKPNCLQKSLLLWWFLQRRGLASELRIGVRKKETLLEAHAWVEYQGWILNDRSDVDRQFAAFAGSILPVGVKIL from the coding sequence ATGTCAGCAATTAATAGTTGGCGTAAATTAAAAGAACTTTCTTGGTCAGAAGTAATACTACTGATCCAAGGATTTTTGTTTTTGCCATTGGTGTCTTTGGGAATTAAATGTTTTGGGTTTAGAAGGTTTTATGGCGCGATCGCTAATTTTACTCCCAGGAAAGATCGGGTACAAGAGAAAGATGATATTCAGCAAGCTAAGGCGATCGCTAAAATAGTAGAAATTGCTAGTAGATATGGTTTATATAAACCTAATTGTTTACAGAAATCTTTATTGCTGTGGTGGTTCTTGCAACGACGAGGTTTGGCAAGTGAATTGCGAATTGGAGTTCGGAAAAAAGAAACGCTTTTAGAAGCTCATGCTTGGGTAGAATATCAGGGTTGGATTTTAAACGATCGCAGTGATGTCGATCGACAATTTGCCGCTTTTGCTGGGTCAATTCTGCCAGTTGGGGTGAAAATTTTATGA
- a CDS encoding AAA family ATPase produces the protein MNSKTSSTGSLKEVTKANPCVICNGTKGCYTLGNLLVCRRTENNSNLPNGYKWIETTHDKDGRCYIQTEEDYRKWRESNKNGFESKYPDRKPDSEYVYPTYLRTDNEEEGIETPLGLLKRSQTNLLVCRWNAPMSWSNASKDIRQRTKTGNKVEYKVNLSEDSIIGLYSNYDFDRALEDYRIPKVCKAIIIVEGEKGVDCFDKFDPILRHFFAITNPGGACKWTNEQFVLLAHIANSRDIPIIISPDHDKPGFKNGKQIYDGLLSNGIPKERISVVDHSKMLENPPLKFDMADYISNYGFIFKTVQDFINTLTVTPNEYPWDKFKEEIKEKSEGRYQIRIAKETIESKGIDTSINWLVDSLLAANSSTLLVAQEKTGKTCLMLDMLAAIHTGKEFLGKATKQSKVLFINTDSSEATFLKQVNDRWGNDEELDNQLPYVQDWIADETGLQFLEDYCKDNLGSVIVIDSIKGLSYPLDIDENTPAIGKIVKEISSKICSNACSVVFLHHVSKAKGKYRTHKGTGHHSISSNVDQILLLEDLPNNKNEVRRLSSLGSRFTRKFSIDYLPTDDYRCEVIFQANTNDDEEDDNDSIKGQLLTYLVDKDDWVTRKEILDELETEDKYLSRILKQLGEQVQVKPDPSDSRKKLYKIGGQKKVSSPDSPTET, from the coding sequence ATGAACAGCAAAACATCTTCAACAGGTTCTTTAAAGGAAGTCACAAAAGCTAATCCTTGTGTTATATGTAATGGTACTAAGGGGTGCTACACTTTAGGTAATTTATTAGTGTGCAGACGCACTGAGAATAACAGCAACCTTCCTAATGGTTATAAGTGGATTGAAACAACACATGATAAGGATGGTCGTTGCTATATACAGACTGAGGAAGATTACCGTAAGTGGAGAGAATCTAACAAAAATGGTTTCGAGTCAAAGTACCCAGACAGGAAACCTGATAGTGAGTATGTCTATCCCACTTACTTAAGGACTGATAATGAGGAAGAAGGAATAGAAACACCTTTAGGACTGTTAAAGCGATCGCAAACTAATTTACTAGTTTGTCGCTGGAATGCTCCGATGAGTTGGTCTAATGCTTCTAAAGACATAAGACAGAGAACTAAGACTGGTAATAAGGTAGAGTACAAGGTGAATCTCTCAGAGGATTCTATAATAGGTCTTTACTCTAACTATGATTTTGATAGAGCATTGGAGGATTATAGAATCCCTAAAGTATGCAAAGCAATCATTATTGTGGAAGGTGAAAAAGGAGTTGACTGTTTCGATAAATTCGATCCAATTCTTAGACACTTCTTTGCAATAACTAACCCTGGTGGTGCTTGTAAGTGGACTAATGAACAATTCGTTTTACTAGCTCATATTGCCAATAGTCGAGACATTCCCATAATCATTTCTCCTGATCATGATAAGCCTGGATTTAAAAACGGGAAACAGATTTATGATGGACTCCTTTCTAATGGCATCCCTAAAGAAAGGATAAGTGTAGTTGACCATAGTAAAATGTTAGAGAATCCCCCTCTAAAATTTGATATGGCTGACTATATTTCTAATTATGGATTTATCTTCAAAACTGTTCAGGATTTCATTAACACTTTGACTGTCACACCTAATGAATATCCTTGGGATAAATTTAAGGAGGAAATCAAAGAAAAATCAGAGGGACGCTATCAAATACGTATAGCTAAAGAAACTATCGAAAGCAAGGGTATTGATACTAGTATCAATTGGCTAGTAGATTCCTTATTAGCAGCTAATAGTAGTACCTTACTAGTAGCTCAAGAGAAGACTGGAAAGACTTGCTTGATGCTAGATATGCTTGCAGCGATTCACACTGGCAAGGAGTTCTTAGGGAAAGCTACTAAGCAATCTAAAGTACTTTTTATTAATACTGATTCATCCGAAGCAACCTTTTTGAAACAAGTTAATGATAGGTGGGGTAACGATGAGGAACTTGATAATCAGTTGCCTTATGTACAAGATTGGATAGCGGATGAAACTGGTTTACAATTCCTAGAGGACTATTGCAAAGATAATCTTGGTAGTGTGATAGTAATCGATTCTATTAAGGGACTGAGCTACCCTCTCGATATTGATGAAAATACACCAGCTATAGGAAAGATTGTTAAGGAGATATCTAGCAAGATTTGTTCTAATGCTTGCTCTGTTGTTTTCCTACATCATGTTAGTAAAGCTAAAGGAAAGTACAGAACTCATAAGGGTACAGGTCATCATTCAATTAGTAGCAACGTAGATCAAATCTTGTTACTAGAAGATTTACCCAATAATAAAAATGAGGTTAGAAGGTTATCTTCTTTAGGTAGTCGGTTTACAAGGAAGTTTTCCATAGACTATCTCCCAACAGATGACTATAGATGTGAGGTTATTTTCCAAGCAAACACTAATGATGATGAGGAAGATGATAACGACTCCATCAAAGGGCAACTGCTTACATATTTAGTTGACAAAGATGACTGGGTAACTAGGAAGGAAATCTTGGATGAGTTAGAAACAGAGGATAAGTACCTGTCTAGGATATTGAAGCAATTAGGTGAACAGGTACAGGTGAAGCCTGACCCTAGCGATAGCCGTAAGAAGCTCTACAAAATAGGTGGACAAAAAAAGGTATCCTCTCCTGATTCCCCTACAGAAACCTAA
- a CDS encoding DUF1257 domain-containing protein, protein MSHFSQIKTQLRNLASLQTALTDLGIDWKSGPCPVRGYRGQTVDAEVAIEQENGYDIGFRWNGSEYELVADLQYWQQPITVDRFLNKITQRYAFQTVLNETAKQGFQVAEQQKNEDGSIRLVVQRWRG, encoded by the coding sequence ATGTCACACTTTAGCCAAATTAAAACTCAACTCCGTAACCTTGCTTCCCTGCAAACTGCTTTGACAGATTTAGGGATTGACTGGAAATCAGGCCCCTGTCCAGTACGTGGTTATCGCGGTCAAACTGTTGATGCCGAAGTTGCGATCGAGCAGGAAAATGGTTACGACATTGGCTTTAGATGGAATGGCAGTGAATATGAATTAGTTGCCGACTTACAGTATTGGCAGCAGCCTATCACTGTCGATCGATTTTTAAATAAAATCACTCAGCGTTACGCTTTCCAAACTGTTTTAAATGAAACCGCTAAACAAGGTTTCCAAGTTGCCGAACAACAAAAAAATGAAGATGGTTCGATTCGCTTAGTTGTACAACGCTGGAGGGGCTAA
- a CDS encoding metal-binding protein, with amino-acid sequence MPSGRTHDRITFWILPVVAVLTFVQTQSGSLTLLVSGGFLFGGLMFGPDLDIYSRQFQRWGYLRWIWIPYQKSLRHRSFLSHGPIIGTALRSLYLGLWIIIVGGLVIFLADLSGVETTDWKTNTKLALASAPMYQAEAIALLVGLELGAMSHSFSDWGGSAVKRFKSSQSKATLSQSSGVKKRSSSKLPKQKIEKQTTKTRRTRSITEGKRQKAEGRRQKP; translated from the coding sequence ATGCCAAGTGGTAGGACGCACGATCGCATAACTTTCTGGATATTACCTGTAGTGGCTGTTCTGACGTTCGTACAGACTCAAAGTGGTTCTCTCACCTTGCTAGTTTCCGGGGGTTTTTTGTTTGGCGGGCTGATGTTTGGGCCGGATTTAGATATTTACTCGCGCCAATTCCAGCGTTGGGGCTATTTGCGCTGGATATGGATTCCTTATCAAAAAAGTCTGCGCCATAGGTCATTTTTATCACATGGGCCGATTATCGGCACGGCGTTGCGATCGCTCTACCTCGGTCTTTGGATTATCATCGTGGGGGGATTAGTAATTTTCCTGGCTGACTTATCAGGAGTGGAAACTACTGATTGGAAAACCAATACTAAATTAGCCTTAGCTTCTGCACCAATGTATCAAGCTGAAGCAATCGCTTTATTAGTGGGATTAGAATTAGGTGCAATGAGTCACTCTTTCTCTGATTGGGGTGGTTCAGCGGTGAAACGTTTTAAAAGTAGTCAGTCTAAGGCAACTTTATCGCAGTCGTCTGGAGTAAAAAAGCGATCGTCCTCTAAACTCCCCAAACAGAAAATCGAGAAACAAACCACGAAGACACGAAGAACACGAAGTATAACCGAAGGCAAAAGGCAGAAGGCAGAAGGCAGAAGGCAAAAACCGTAA
- a CDS encoding PqqD family protein, whose protein sequence is MGINFAMRVSVPEDVLIRELDGESVILNLKSERYFGLDEVGTRMWEVLSTSETIADAYQTLLSEYDVVPEQLQSDLDNLLEQLIQNGLINVSN, encoded by the coding sequence ATGGGTATTAATTTTGCGATGCGAGTTTCTGTGCCTGAAGATGTTTTAATTCGGGAATTAGATGGAGAATCAGTGATTCTGAACTTGAAGAGCGAACGTTATTTTGGTTTGGATGAAGTTGGCACTCGGATGTGGGAGGTACTTTCTACTTCAGAAACGATCGCAGATGCCTATCAAACTTTACTTTCAGAATATGATGTAGTTCCTGAACAGCTACAAAGTGATTTGGATAATTTACTTGAACAGCTTATACAAAATGGATTAATTAATGTCAGCAATTAA
- the bioU gene encoding (S)-8-amino-7-oxononanoate synthase BioU codes for MMNLTQLTTPIRVGVLGFGGLGQAAARILAPKQEMIWVAAADQKGYAYDARGLNPNTCITTYQAQGSLGYLEAGGTLSNQSITDLITQASVDGYFLALPNLPNTFMASVVQEIIKSGWRGVLVDALKRTSAVEQMLQLKDSLQAAGITYMAGCGATPGLLTAAAALAAQSYVEIHSVKITFGVGIANWEAYRATIREDIAHIPGYNVEKAVAMSDAEVEALLDKTNGILALENMEHADDIMLELAGICSRDRVTVGGVVDTRNPKKPLSTNVQITGRTFEGKISTHTFTLGDETSMAANVCGPAFGYLKAGIALNQRGIYGLFTAAEIMPQFVK; via the coding sequence ATGATGAATCTAACACAACTCACAACTCCAATTCGTGTAGGAGTACTGGGTTTTGGCGGGTTAGGACAAGCTGCCGCTAGAATACTCGCACCCAAGCAGGAAATGATTTGGGTAGCAGCGGCAGATCAGAAAGGTTATGCTTACGACGCTAGAGGCTTAAATCCCAATACTTGCATCACTACTTATCAAGCCCAAGGTTCTCTGGGTTACTTAGAAGCAGGCGGTACTTTAAGCAACCAAAGTATTACTGATTTAATTACTCAAGCATCTGTAGATGGGTACTTCCTGGCACTACCAAACCTACCGAACACTTTTATGGCTTCCGTAGTGCAGGAAATCATTAAATCTGGTTGGCGCGGAGTATTAGTTGATGCCCTGAAGCGTACCAGTGCTGTTGAACAAATGCTGCAATTAAAGGATAGTTTACAAGCCGCAGGGATTACTTACATGGCTGGATGCGGTGCAACTCCGGGGTTATTAACCGCAGCAGCAGCTTTAGCAGCACAAAGCTATGTTGAAATTCACTCGGTAAAAATTACCTTTGGTGTGGGAATTGCTAATTGGGAAGCTTATCGGGCAACTATTCGGGAAGATATTGCCCATATTCCAGGTTATAACGTAGAGAAAGCAGTAGCGATGAGCGATGCGGAAGTAGAAGCGTTACTGGATAAAACTAACGGCATTCTAGCTCTGGAAAATATGGAGCACGCTGACGATATTATGCTGGAATTGGCGGGAATTTGTTCGCGCGATCGCGTTACTGTCGGCGGAGTCGTCGATACCCGCAACCCGAAAAAACCCCTAAGCACCAACGTTCAGATTACAGGTAGAACTTTTGAAGGCAAAATTTCCACCCATACCTTCACTTTAGGCGATGAAACCAGCATGGCAGCCAATGTTTGTGGCCCCGCTTTTGGTTATTTAAAAGCTGGAATTGCCCTAAATCAAAGAGGTATTTACGGCTTATTTACCGCTGCGGAAATTATGCCCCAATTTGTTAAGTAG
- a CDS encoding site-specific integrase, which produces MTTDKGRLRLQWKHEGKQYYLYLLLDDTKVNRVKAKDIQLLIEADIETGCLDTTLAKYRPHKATGKQLSDLTCSELFDDWLKYKSAYCDKRTIEYYKGVKRRLVQYFVNKRSRDITKKDTLGFFAWLKTKDICGETFQRRLESLTACWNWAIENGYLTDNPWIGLSKLVKVPSKPKPKPFTLDEINRIVDGFNNHPRYSQLTPFIKFLFGTGCRTGEAIGLRWKNLSDDCSICTISEQLTRGKRKSTKTGKVRSFTLSPSTQQMLLEHRPSTYKPDDLVFKWNGKPINDVNLVRRVWKPILEQQGIPYRYLYNTRHTFISHCLEKGMNPVVIAQITGHDVNVLFNHYAGSLHSQPSVPDIVIG; this is translated from the coding sequence ATGACTACCGATAAAGGTAGGTTGAGGCTTCAGTGGAAACATGAAGGTAAACAGTACTACCTTTACCTACTCTTGGATGATACCAAGGTTAATCGTGTTAAAGCTAAAGATATTCAGTTACTCATAGAGGCTGACATTGAAACGGGATGCTTAGACACTACCTTAGCTAAGTACAGACCTCACAAAGCAACAGGTAAGCAGTTAAGTGATTTAACTTGTTCAGAACTATTTGATGACTGGCTTAAATATAAAAGTGCTTACTGTGATAAAAGAACTATCGAATACTACAAAGGTGTAAAAAGAAGGCTTGTTCAGTACTTTGTCAATAAACGTAGTAGAGATATTACCAAGAAAGATACTCTAGGCTTTTTTGCTTGGTTAAAAACAAAGGATATATGTGGTGAAACCTTTCAAAGGAGATTAGAGTCTCTTACAGCTTGTTGGAATTGGGCAATAGAAAATGGTTATCTTACTGATAATCCTTGGATAGGTCTTAGTAAGTTAGTCAAGGTTCCATCTAAACCAAAACCTAAACCTTTTACCCTAGATGAAATAAATAGGATTGTTGATGGTTTTAATAATCATCCTAGATATTCACAACTAACACCTTTTATTAAATTCTTATTTGGTACTGGATGTAGAACAGGTGAAGCAATAGGTTTGAGATGGAAGAATTTATCTGATGATTGTTCTATTTGTACTATCTCAGAACAATTGACTAGAGGTAAAAGGAAGTCAACAAAAACAGGTAAGGTTAGGTCTTTTACTTTATCACCTTCTACCCAACAAATGTTATTAGAGCATAGACCCTCCACTTATAAGCCAGACGACCTAGTTTTTAAGTGGAATGGTAAACCAATAAACGATGTCAATCTAGTTAGAAGAGTATGGAAACCAATACTAGAACAACAAGGAATACCATACAGGTATCTATATAACACTCGACATACCTTTATATCACACTGTCTAGAAAAGGGTATGAATCCAGTAGTAATAGCCCAAATTACAGGACATGATGTAAATGTTTTGTTTAACCACTATGCAGGTAGTTTGCATAGTCAACCGTCTGTACCAGACATAGTTATTGGTTAA